One window from the genome of Drosophila albomicans strain 15112-1751.03 chromosome 2L, ASM965048v2, whole genome shotgun sequence encodes:
- the LOC117565333 gene encoding protein insensitive, producing the protein MSFCPVDAHLTGSEQRRRRTAAWIGTMDARIMQANGGTFKWSPEREQPMLLNAWTQTESEDFELLRRLEPKDPSLQAENHALRDKLRYLETKLQQHTDLLSQIHATSARMQLATVQTTPSTPPTAQQQLLTPPSSVICAPAPIAAPAPVPIQLQQQPQRAEVIDYKIVTAADDADAIEIRLAAESLNSLSTSADSDRLEICLGGEEQQVIKRRRVEQPKTSTPAPLQQSNNNVYKLPTRRSNNKNNNNNHNISNNNNSLKIKEEVVVKEQQQQQLNSEVMVSIGPNNTCVPASVFENINWSVSSLATRKLLVTIFDRETLATHSMTGKPSPAFKDQQKPLKQMLDPIKIQDIIFAVTHKSNASEKEVRNAITTKCADENKMMKIQKGKRCSLVGNDKENMP; encoded by the exons ATGT CGTTTTGTCCAGTTGACGCTCATCTCACGGGAAGTGAACAACGTCGACGCCGCACCGCCGCTTGGATTGGAACAATGGATGCACGA ATTATGCAAGCAAACGGCGGCACCTTCAAATGGAGTCCAGAACGTGAGCAGCCGATGCTGTTGAATGCCTGGACACAAACCGAGAGCGAGGACTTTGAGTTGCTGCGTCGCCTGGAGCCAAAGGATCCCTCGCTGCAGGCCGAGAATCATGCGCTGCGCGACAAGCTGCGCTATCTGGAGACGAAGCTGCAACAGCACACGGATCTCTTGTCGCAAATTCACGCCACCTCGGCACGCATGCAACTTGCCACGGTGCAGACGACACCGTCAACGCCGCCCAcagctcagcagcagctgctgacaCCGCCCAGCTCGGTGATCTGTGCTCCAGCTCCAATTGCAGCCCCAGCTCCAGTTCCAATtcaattgcaacaacagccTCAGCGTGCCGAGGTCATTGACTACAAGATTGTGACAGCAGCCGATGATGCGGATGCCATTGAAATCCGCCTGGCTGCCGAGAGTTTGAACAGCCTCAGCACCTCGGCTGATTCGGATCGCTTGGAGATTTGTCTGGGCGGAGAGGAGCAGCAGGTGATCAAGCGACGCAGGGTGGAGCAACCGAAGACATCGACGCCAGCGCCGCTGCAACAGTCGAACAACAATGTTTACAAACTGCCCACGcgacgcagcaacaacaaaaacaataacaacaatcacaacatcagcaacaacaacaacagcttaaAGATCAAGGAGGAAGTGGTTGTcaaggagcaacagcaacagcagctgaacaGCGAAGTCATGGTATCCATTGGACCCAACAACACCTGTGTGCCAGCCAGCGTCTTTGAGAACATCAATTGGTCCGTCTCCTCGCTCGCCACACGCAAGTTGCTGGTTACGATTTTCGATCGCGAAACTCTCGCCACACACTCGATGACTGGGAAGCCATCGCCCGCTTTTAAGGATCAGCAGAAACCGTTGAAGCAAATGCTGGATCCGATCAAGATACAGGACATCATCTTTGCCGTCACCCACAAGTCGAATGCCAGCGAAAAGGAGGTGCGCAATGCCATCACCACCAAGTGTGCCGATGAGAACAAAATGATGAAGATCCAGAAGGGAAAACGTTGCAGTCTCGTGGGCAACGACAAGGAGAATATGCCATAG
- the LOC117564477 gene encoding uncharacterized protein LOC117564477: MDILKKMFQSELDQQQQQQDASSASNKDEFRKPQWFEEAETDDELFDDDRKFAFQVFTSPLEMQKHFERQLQRLLEAVHEDESDAGVERNLRDEFLKPGFESKILKEFNRKEGPLDTDLDGEIYADQLYSLIQRMNPEEGNDNNILRSNQRRSLPRAKMSDEELIMGRIHGTLGKDGDHLKSNALRPSPRPPSNGKPSIMTPMTPFGGGGGIFDGSYQGPKMFSQSVMTKTVRKPDGSYETTKVTQDSSGQKTTTVTRMIDGRQETVVTHGNGNDNSGGTVARIGGGGGGGEAYANRNLFVTKEGYAMPRNLW; the protein is encoded by the exons ATGGATATCTTGAAGAAAATGTTCCAATCGGAGTtagatcagcagcagcagcagcagga CGCCTCATCGGCCTCCAACAAGGACGAGTTCCGCAAGCCGCAATGGTTCGAGGAGGCGGAGACTGATGATGAGCTCTTCGATGACGATCGCAAGTTTGCGTTCCAAGTGTTCACGAGTCCTCTCGAGATGCAGAAGCACTTTGAGCGTCAGTTGCAGCGTTTGCTCGAAGCGGTCCACGAAGATGAAT CTGATGCTGGTGTGGAGCGCAATCTGCGCGATGAGTTTCTGAAGCCTGGCTTTGAGAGCAAGATTCTGAAGGAGTTTAACCGCAAGGAAGGTCCGCTGGACACTGATCTGGATGGGGA AATCTATGCGGATCAGTTGTACTCGCTGATTCAGCGCATGAATCCCGAGGagggcaacgacaacaacattcTGCGCTCGAATCAACGCCGCAGTTTGCCACGCGCCAAGATGTCCGATGAGGAGTTGATCATGGGTCGTATTCACGGCACTCTCGGCAAGGATGGCGATCATCTCAAGTCGAATGCATTGCGTCCGTCGCCGCGTCCGCCGTCGAATGGCAAACCGAGCATTATGACGCCCATGACTCCGTttggaggcggcggcggcatcTTCGATGGCAGCTACCAAGGACCCAAGATGTTTAGCCAGAGTGTCATGACGAAGACGGTGCGCAAGCCCGATGGCAGCTACGAGACCACCAAGGTCACTCAGGATTCGTCGGGTCAGAAGACGACGACTGTGACACGCATGATCGATGGCCGTCAGGAGACTGTGGTGACccatggcaacggcaacgataACTCGGGCGGAACGGTGGCTAGGAttggaggtggaggaggaggaggcgagGCTTATGCGAATCGCAATCTATTTGTGACAAAAGAAGGCTACGCCATGCCACGTAACCTCTGGTGA
- the LOC117564478 gene encoding NADH dehydrogenase [ubiquinone] iron-sulfur protein 6, mitochondrial, with product MMASKQLVNNLSKVARCSEQLLKPLAAVRCSSTRSDIEKVTHTGQVFDKDDYRNARFVNAKRYVNENWGIKLIDEVAPTVTTERVVACDGGNGPLGHPKVYINLDKPGNHTCGYCGLRFVKKDEHH from the exons ATGATGGCCAGCAAGCAATTGGTAAACAATTTAAGCAAAGTGGCACGCTGCAGCGAGCAGCTGCTTAAACCATTGGCCGCAGTGCGCTGCTCCAGCACACGCAGCGACATTGAGAAAGTCACACACACTGGCCAG GTGTTCGATAAGGATGATTATCGCAATGCACGCTTCGTCAATGCCAAACGCTATGTCAACGAGAACTGGGGCATCAAGCTGATCGACGAGGTGGCGCCCACAGTGACCACCGAACGTGTCGTCGCCTGCGACGGCGGCAACGGACCCTTGGGACACCCCAAAGTCTACATCAATCTG GACAAGCCTGGCAATCACACTTGCGGCTACTGCGGCCTGCGCTTCGTGAAGAAGGACGAGCATCATTAA